The Alphaproteobacteria bacterium genome contains a region encoding:
- a CDS encoding radical SAM protein — MPTQAFKAILIKPSHYDDDGYVIQWRRSLVPSNSLASVHGLLTDCKTAQVLGPDVDIQVEAVDECNTVIRVKTIIKSIREAGAGFVGLVGVQSNQFPRALDLARQIRAAGIPVVLGGFHVSGCLAMLPELPADIKEAVDLGVVLYAGEGEGRLEELLRDLHAGTPKAIYNYLSAMPDMARATLPILPRETVTRVAGHYTSFDAGRGCPFQCSFCTIINVQGRKSRYRTPDDVEEIVRTNAKQGITRFFVTDDNFARNKNWEAIIDRLIELRERHGFKIRLLLQVDTLCHRIPGFIEKCARAGCTAVFIGLENINPESLMGTKKRQNKIWEYREMLQAWRRHKVMTYAGYILGFPTDTPESIARDIEIIKQELPVDILEFFFLTPLPGSEDHKRLLTNGVAMDPDMNKYDLEHACTGHARMSKAEWEGVYRDAWLRYYTDEHVETIMRRAVVSGINRTKVLDSLVGFSGASLIEGVHPLQFGFVRRKVRTQRRSGLPIVNPLIFYPWRIMDGLTVAARWTRRIVRYRRMMKRVKNDPAAMSYTDLALTPAVQGAEDHFVQYYADKLPHTHGAPVKRDEAAHEVVAAE; from the coding sequence ATGCCGACCCAGGCTTTCAAGGCGATCCTGATCAAGCCGTCGCATTATGACGACGATGGCTACGTGATCCAGTGGCGGCGGTCGCTCGTTCCGTCCAACAGCCTCGCCAGCGTTCACGGCCTCCTCACCGACTGCAAGACCGCGCAGGTGCTCGGCCCCGACGTGGACATCCAGGTCGAGGCGGTCGACGAGTGCAACACCGTCATCCGGGTCAAAACGATCATCAAGTCGATCCGCGAAGCCGGCGCAGGTTTCGTCGGGCTGGTCGGCGTGCAGTCGAACCAGTTCCCGCGCGCGCTCGATCTCGCGCGCCAGATCCGCGCCGCCGGCATTCCGGTGGTGCTCGGCGGATTCCATGTCAGCGGCTGCCTCGCGATGCTGCCGGAGCTGCCCGCCGATATCAAGGAAGCGGTGGACCTCGGCGTCGTCCTCTATGCCGGTGAAGGTGAAGGCCGCCTCGAGGAACTGCTGCGCGACCTGCACGCCGGCACGCCCAAGGCGATCTACAACTACCTCTCCGCCATGCCGGACATGGCGCGGGCCACGCTCCCGATCCTGCCGCGCGAGACCGTGACGCGCGTTGCGGGTCACTACACGAGCTTCGACGCTGGCCGCGGCTGCCCGTTCCAGTGCTCGTTCTGCACGATCATCAACGTGCAGGGCCGCAAGTCGCGCTACCGCACGCCGGACGACGTCGAGGAAATCGTCCGCACCAATGCCAAGCAGGGCATCACGCGCTTTTTCGTGACCGACGACAATTTCGCCCGCAACAAGAACTGGGAAGCCATCATCGATCGCCTGATCGAGTTACGCGAACGGCATGGTTTCAAGATCCGCCTGCTGTTGCAGGTCGACACGCTGTGCCACCGCATCCCCGGCTTCATCGAGAAGTGTGCGCGCGCCGGCTGCACCGCCGTGTTCATCGGGCTGGAGAACATCAATCCCGAATCCCTGATGGGGACCAAGAAGCGGCAGAACAAGATCTGGGAATACCGCGAGATGCTGCAGGCGTGGCGCCGGCACAAGGTGATGACCTATGCGGGCTACATCCTCGGCTTCCCGACCGACACGCCGGAATCGATCGCGCGCGACATCGAGATCATCAAGCAGGAGCTGCCGGTCGACATCCTCGAGTTCTTCTTCCTGACGCCCCTGCCCGGCTCGGAAGATCACAAGCGGCTGCTGACGAACGGGGTGGCGATGGACCCCGACATGAACAAGTACGACCTTGAGCACGCCTGCACCGGCCATGCCCGCATGTCGAAAGCCGAATGGGAGGGCGTCTATCGGGATGCTTGGCTTCGCTACTACACCGACGAGCACGTCGAGACGATCATGCGGCGCGCCGTCGTGTCCGGCATCAACCGCACGAAGGTGCTCGACTCGTTGGTCGGCTTCTCTGGCGCGTCCCTGATCGAGGGGGTGCACCCGCTGCAATTCGGCTTCGTGCGGCGCAAGGTGCGGACGCAGCGCCGCTCCGGCCTGCCGATCGTCAATCCGCTGATCTTCTACCCGTGGAGGATCATGGACGGCCTCACGGTGGCGGCGAGGTGGACCAGGCGGATCGTGCGCTATCGCCGCATGATGAAGCGCGTGAAGAACGATCCGGCCGCGATGTCCTACACCGACCTCGCGCTCACGCCGGCGGTACAGGGCGCCGAGGATCATTTCGTGCAGTACTACGCCGACAAGCTTCCGCACACCCACGGCGCGCCGGTGAAACGCGACGAAGCCGCGCACGAGGTCGTGGCGGCTGAGTAG
- a CDS encoding sigma factor — MELEAPLNQARGGDVKAIVELTRRFQHAVYGSALTLVRDFQAAEDVVQEAFVAAWAGMPSLAEPAAFPGWLCGTRRSGCYGARRRRDSYWRTPKPWRARRLRPSTRARRTAS, encoded by the coding sequence ATGGAACTGGAAGCACCGCTCAATCAGGCCCGCGGCGGCGACGTGAAGGCCATCGTCGAGCTGACGCGGCGCTTCCAGCACGCCGTTTACGGCTCGGCCCTGACATTGGTCCGCGACTTCCAGGCGGCCGAGGACGTGGTGCAGGAGGCCTTTGTCGCCGCGTGGGCCGGAATGCCAAGTCTTGCCGAACCCGCGGCATTTCCCGGCTGGCTGTGCGGCACCAGGCGTTCCGGGTGCTACGGCGCAAGACGCCGCAGGGATTCCTATTGGCGGACGCCGAAGCCGTGGCGAGCGAGGCGCCTGCGGCCGAGCACTCGTGCACGAAGAACAGCGTCGTGA
- the uvrA gene encoding excinuclease ABC subunit UvrA — translation MNDLFDQSRPRRNLDGGRVITIRGAREHNLKNVDVEIPRDQLVVFTGLSGSGKSSLAFDTIYAEGQRRYVESLSAYARQFLEMMQKPDVDQIDGLSPAISIEQKTTSRNPRSTVGTVTEIYDYMRLLWARVGVPYSPATGLPIESQTVSQMVDRILALPEGTRLYLLAPVVRGRKGEYRKELAEYLKKGYQRVKVDGKFYEIQAVPALDKKFTHDIDVVIDRIMVRPDIGTRLADSLEQALKLADGLAIAEMADGGAVEGAKANKQRNETAERLIFSEKFACPVSGFTIPEIEPRLFSFNNPFGACPKCGGLGVEQHIDPELVIDKDRTLKSGAILPWAKSSSPYYTQTLQALGKFYKFTLDTKWKDLPKRAQNAILDGSGEDEIRFAYDDGMRSYETKKPFEGVVTNLERRWRETESDWAREEIAKYFTDVPCDACKGYRLKPEALCVKVGGLHIGEVSEMSIKRAGEWVEALPPLLNSQQTEIAARILKEIRDRLKFLVDVGLEYLTLARASGTLSGGESQRIRLASQIGSGLTGVLYVLDEPSIGLHQRDNARLLETLKRLRDLGNTVIVVEHDEDAIRIADHVLDIGPGAGIHGGHIIAQGTPDDIMAAPKSLTGQYLTGERFIEIPERRPRNVHRTLKVINARGNNLKNVTAEIPLGLFTAVTGVSGGGKSTLLVDTLYKAVARRLNGASEGPAPHDRLEGLEHLDKVIDIDQSPIGRTPRSNPATYTGAFTPIREWFAGLPEAKARGYEPGRFSFNVKGGRCEACQGDGVIKIEMHFLPDVYVTCDVCKGKRYNRETLDVTFKGKSIADVLDMTVEEALNFFKAVPRIRNVLETLHRVGLDYIHVGQQATTLSGGEAQRVKLAKELCKRATGRTLYILDEPTTGLHFHDVAKLLEVLHELVAGGNTVVVIEHNLEVIKTADWIIDLGPEGGDGGGEIVAAGPPETVVKEKRSYTGAFLKPVLARRGVERKKGMQAAE, via the coding sequence ATGAACGACCTGTTCGACCAGAGTCGCCCGCGCCGTAACCTCGACGGCGGCCGCGTGATCACGATTCGCGGCGCGCGCGAGCACAATCTCAAGAACGTGGACGTGGAGATCCCGCGCGACCAGCTCGTGGTGTTCACGGGCCTGTCCGGCTCGGGCAAGTCCTCGCTCGCCTTCGACACGATCTACGCCGAGGGCCAGCGCCGCTACGTCGAGAGCCTCTCGGCCTACGCGCGCCAGTTCCTCGAGATGATGCAGAAGCCGGACGTCGACCAGATCGATGGTCTCTCGCCCGCCATCTCGATCGAGCAGAAGACCACCTCGCGCAACCCGCGCTCGACGGTCGGCACCGTCACCGAGATCTACGACTACATGCGGCTCCTCTGGGCGCGGGTCGGCGTGCCGTACTCGCCCGCCACCGGCCTGCCGATCGAGAGCCAGACGGTGAGCCAGATGGTCGACCGCATCCTGGCGCTGCCTGAGGGCACGCGGCTCTATCTGCTGGCGCCGGTGGTGCGCGGCCGCAAGGGCGAGTACCGCAAGGAATTGGCCGAGTACCTCAAGAAGGGCTACCAGCGCGTCAAGGTCGACGGGAAGTTCTACGAGATCCAGGCGGTCCCGGCGCTCGACAAGAAATTCACCCACGACATCGACGTGGTGATCGACCGCATCATGGTGCGGCCGGATATCGGCACGCGGCTTGCGGACTCGCTTGAGCAGGCGCTCAAGCTCGCCGACGGGCTGGCGATTGCCGAGATGGCGGACGGCGGCGCGGTCGAAGGCGCGAAGGCGAACAAGCAGCGCAACGAAACCGCCGAACGCCTGATCTTCTCGGAGAAATTCGCCTGCCCGGTATCGGGCTTCACCATTCCGGAGATCGAGCCGCGGCTGTTCTCGTTCAACAACCCGTTCGGCGCCTGCCCGAAGTGCGGCGGCCTCGGCGTGGAGCAGCACATCGACCCGGAGCTCGTCATCGACAAGGATCGCACGCTGAAATCCGGCGCGATTCTGCCTTGGGCGAAATCATCGAGCCCCTATTACACGCAGACGCTGCAGGCGCTGGGCAAATTCTACAAGTTCACGCTCGACACCAAGTGGAAGGACCTGCCGAAGCGCGCGCAAAACGCGATCCTCGACGGCTCGGGCGAGGACGAGATCCGCTTCGCCTATGACGACGGCATGCGCTCCTACGAAACGAAGAAGCCGTTCGAGGGCGTGGTGACCAACCTCGAACGGCGCTGGCGCGAGACCGAGAGCGACTGGGCGCGCGAGGAGATCGCGAAGTACTTCACCGACGTGCCGTGCGACGCCTGCAAGGGCTATCGGCTGAAACCTGAGGCGCTGTGCGTCAAGGTCGGCGGCCTGCACATCGGCGAAGTCTCCGAGATGTCGATCAAGCGCGCCGGCGAATGGGTCGAGGCGCTGCCGCCGCTCCTCAACAGCCAGCAGACCGAGATCGCGGCGCGCATCCTGAAGGAGATCCGCGACCGGCTGAAATTCCTGGTCGATGTCGGCCTCGAATATCTCACGCTGGCGCGCGCCTCCGGCACGCTCTCGGGCGGCGAGAGCCAGCGCATCCGCCTCGCCTCGCAGATCGGCTCCGGGCTCACCGGCGTGCTCTATGTGCTGGACGAACCCTCGATCGGCCTGCACCAGCGCGACAATGCACGGCTCCTCGAAACGCTGAAGCGCCTGCGCGACCTCGGCAACACCGTGATCGTGGTGGAGCACGACGAGGACGCGATCCGCATCGCCGACCATGTGCTCGACATCGGCCCCGGCGCCGGCATCCACGGCGGCCACATCATCGCGCAGGGCACGCCCGACGACATCATGGCGGCGCCCAAGTCGCTCACCGGGCAGTATCTGACCGGCGAGCGTTTCATCGAGATTCCCGAGCGGCGTCCGCGCAACGTGCACCGCACGCTGAAAGTCATCAACGCGCGCGGCAACAACCTGAAGAACGTCACCGCCGAGATCCCGCTCGGCCTTTTCACCGCGGTGACCGGGGTCTCCGGCGGCGGCAAGTCCACGCTCCTGGTCGACACGCTCTACAAGGCGGTGGCGCGCCGCCTCAACGGCGCCAGCGAAGGCCCCGCCCCGCACGACCGGCTCGAAGGGCTCGAACACCTCGACAAGGTGATCGACATCGACCAGTCGCCGATCGGCCGCACGCCGCGCTCCAACCCCGCGACCTACACCGGCGCGTTCACGCCGATCCGCGAATGGTTCGCGGGCCTCCCCGAGGCGAAGGCGCGCGGCTACGAGCCGGGGCGCTTCAGTTTCAACGTGAAGGGCGGACGCTGCGAGGCCTGCCAGGGCGACGGCGTCATCAAGATCGAGATGCACTTTTTGCCGGACGTCTACGTCACCTGCGACGTCTGCAAGGGCAAGCGCTACAACCGCGAGACGCTCGACGTCACCTTCAAGGGCAAGTCGATCGCCGACGTGCTCGACATGACGGTCGAGGAGGCGCTGAATTTCTTCAAGGCGGTGCCGCGCATCCGCAACGTGCTGGAGACGCTGCACCGCGTCGGCCTCGACTACATCCATGTCGGCCAGCAGGCGACCACGCTGTCAGGCGGCGAGGCGCAGCGCGTGAAGCTCGCCAAGGAGCTGTGCAAGCGCGCCACCGGCCGCACGTTGTACATCCTGGATGAGCCCACGACCGGGCTGCACTTCCACGATGTCGCGAAGCTCCTGGAGGTGCTGCACGAGCTGGTCGCCGGCGGCAACACCGTGGTGGTGATCGAGCATAATCTCGAGGTGATCAAGACCGCCGACTGGATCATCGACCTCGGCCCCGAAGGCGGCGACGGCGGCGGCGAGATCGTGGCCGCAGGCCCGCCCGAAACCGTGGTGAAGGAGAAGCGCAGCTATACCGGGGCGTTCCTCAAGCCGGTGTTGGCGCGGCGGGGGGTGGAGCGGAAGAAGGGGATGCAGGCGGCGGAATAG
- a CDS encoding WbqC family protein, with protein sequence MIVAIHQPHFLPWAGYFNKLANADCFILLDNVQYRKNYFQNRTLIRHPTLAECKWLTVPVHAKLSTDHQDIAIADPNWRQRALNKIHGAYRNAPYFDSYFGSIEQLFLECADLLVDVNFQSLRFITKILDLSTTITRASTITTAQEPNRLLALCRAVGATGYITGEGWGEHNTEVFEVEGAGIRVHRQKFRASYQDFASDYYSGCFNLSTLDLLFQLGPAATSKIVQFPWRAKV encoded by the coding sequence GTGATCGTTGCTATCCACCAACCTCACTTTTTGCCTTGGGCGGGCTACTTCAACAAGCTCGCCAATGCAGATTGTTTTATCTTGCTGGACAATGTTCAATATAGAAAAAACTACTTCCAGAATCGTACGTTGATACGTCACCCAACGCTTGCCGAATGCAAATGGCTTACCGTTCCTGTCCATGCAAAGTTGTCCACGGATCACCAAGATATCGCAATCGCCGACCCGAACTGGCGCCAGCGAGCGCTGAATAAGATCCATGGCGCTTACAGGAATGCGCCGTACTTTGATTCGTATTTTGGCTCCATAGAGCAGCTGTTCCTGGAATGCGCCGACCTCTTGGTCGACGTGAACTTCCAGAGCCTGAGATTCATTACGAAAATCCTTGACCTGAGCACAACGATTACCCGAGCGAGTACAATCACAACTGCTCAAGAACCGAATCGTCTCCTAGCTCTATGTCGGGCAGTAGGGGCAACGGGTTACATAACCGGCGAGGGTTGGGGCGAGCACAACACTGAGGTATTTGAGGTAGAGGGCGCCGGAATTCGCGTGCATAGGCAAAAGTTTCGTGCTTCTTATCAAGACTTCGCAAGCGACTATTATTCCGGCTGTTTCAACCTGAGCACTTTGGACTTGCTATTCCAACTAGGACCAGCGGCAACTAGCAAAATTGTGCAGTTCCCCTGGCGAGCGAAGGTGTAA
- a CDS encoding NUDIX hydrolase, translating into MVSDTDRQTLKRSIVHILTRLNEGFVVVALALLLANNFANLVFHVNFVPTNDALINLAPLLILAIVALFARLQQETRDRIERLERLSHLRTEVLEEDVVYPIRDMVLNCKQIDILTLSGTITFPLSDEEVVRVMTASRRRSEINILIADPFSENIQTRYRVDEPDTHRSNVNKIEQAIVWLNKLTQQLPASNRRHVNVYIYTNYPTICVFRGDNKIYFSYYGYKLRGNDTPTILTAADERLGRAVIKHFDEVKKESVPISEWISKNFDRISDKASIRFTRAYVGVFLRDSNGAFILQRRDNRRGIENPGKLSVFGGTLERNETPVQAAVRELREETGLELDPDALKAIRTLVSAPNSHDCVLEHYFLVENVDPTKIKVNEGQQFETWPRDIALKRSDITEIPAKVLAENF; encoded by the coding sequence ATGGTCTCAGACACTGACCGCCAGACTCTAAAACGTTCAATAGTTCACATTCTGACTCGCTTGAACGAGGGCTTTGTCGTCGTTGCCCTCGCGCTGTTACTTGCAAACAATTTTGCAAACTTGGTGTTTCACGTGAACTTTGTTCCCACTAACGATGCGCTTATAAATCTTGCCCCCCTGCTGATACTTGCGATAGTCGCCCTGTTCGCTAGATTGCAACAGGAGACCCGAGACCGGATTGAGCGGTTGGAGCGATTGTCCCACCTAAGAACCGAAGTACTCGAGGAGGACGTCGTATATCCAATCAGAGATATGGTGCTAAACTGCAAACAAATAGATATTCTCACTCTTTCAGGCACGATCACGTTTCCTTTGAGCGACGAAGAGGTTGTGCGAGTCATGACTGCGAGTCGGAGGCGATCAGAGATCAACATCCTCATCGCCGATCCGTTTTCGGAAAACATTCAGACACGCTATCGTGTGGATGAGCCTGACACACACCGCTCAAATGTGAACAAGATCGAGCAAGCGATTGTCTGGCTTAACAAATTGACTCAACAGCTTCCTGCTTCAAACCGAAGGCACGTCAACGTATATATTTACACTAATTATCCGACCATTTGCGTTTTCCGAGGAGATAATAAAATTTATTTTAGCTACTACGGCTATAAGCTGAGAGGTAATGACACGCCCACTATCTTGACTGCCGCAGACGAACGGTTGGGTCGAGCGGTCATTAAACATTTTGATGAGGTGAAGAAGGAGTCAGTGCCCATCTCAGAATGGATATCGAAGAACTTCGACCGTATATCGGACAAAGCTAGCATCCGATTCACTCGGGCTTACGTGGGAGTCTTCCTGCGCGATAGTAATGGTGCTTTTATTTTGCAGCGGCGGGACAATCGGCGAGGCATCGAGAACCCCGGGAAGCTTTCAGTATTCGGTGGGACGCTGGAACGCAACGAAACACCCGTGCAAGCAGCAGTGCGGGAGCTGAGGGAGGAGACTGGACTCGAACTCGATCCGGATGCCTTGAAGGCAATTCGGACTCTCGTGTCCGCGCCTAACTCCCATGACTGCGTTCTGGAGCACTACTTCTTGGTTGAGAATGTCGACCCCACCAAGATAAAGGTGAACGAAGGCCAACAGTTTGAAACGTGGCCGCGAGATATCGCACTCAAGCGCTCTGATATAACAGAGATTCCCGCGAAGGTCTTGGCTGAGAATTTTTGA
- a CDS encoding trimeric intracellular cation channel family protein, with amino-acid sequence MLQSRNARLVPDRDRFGTAVFAVTGALVASRKRMDITGFILLGCVTGMGGGTLRDAMLGALPVFWVREPVYLAICVAVSAATFFLAHIPESRTLVLLWLDAAGLALFCVVGTDRALTAGAGAFIAVAMGVVTATFGGVMRDILGGESPLILRREIYVTAALAGAAAFVGLLALGVGGTIAAAFGFAACFVIRALALSYGWSLPVYRAREGRTMEEVERLGRE; translated from the coding sequence CTGTTACAAAGCCGCAATGCTCGGCTCGTTCCTGACCGCGATCGGTTCGGCACGGCGGTGTTCGCCGTGACCGGCGCGCTCGTCGCCTCGCGCAAGCGCATGGACATCACCGGCTTCATCCTGCTCGGCTGCGTGACCGGGATGGGCGGCGGCACGCTGCGCGACGCGATGCTCGGCGCGCTGCCTGTGTTCTGGGTGCGCGAGCCGGTCTATCTCGCGATCTGCGTCGCCGTGTCGGCCGCGACCTTCTTCCTCGCGCACATCCCGGAGTCGCGCACCCTTGTGCTGCTCTGGCTCGACGCCGCGGGGCTTGCGCTGTTCTGCGTCGTCGGCACGGACCGCGCGCTCACCGCCGGCGCGGGCGCATTCATCGCGGTCGCGATGGGCGTCGTCACAGCGACCTTCGGCGGCGTGATGCGCGATATTCTTGGCGGCGAAAGCCCGCTCATCCTGCGCCGGGAGATCTACGTGACCGCCGCGCTGGCGGGCGCGGCGGCCTTCGTCGGGCTGCTGGCGCTCGGTGTGGGCGGCACGATCGCGGCGGCTTTCGGCTTTGCGGCGTGCTTCGTCATCCGCGCGCTCGCGCTCTCCTACGGCTGGTCGCTGCCGGTGTACCGGGCGCGGGAAGGGCGGACGATGGAGGAGGTGGAGAGGCTGGGGAGGGAGTAA
- a CDS encoding nuclear transport factor 2 family protein, translating into MPAAAHAKLQSDHATLAALNTDYINSVQHSDVKRFDEILSDEFYCSNPDGSLVDRAAFLRQTAKPVAISNLRAEDVLIRIFSSAHDLVREPGSTSRDHAHDFAVIHARTAYTRPDGTPGGGRYTDGYAKIGGQWLAVFAHVTRL; encoded by the coding sequence ATGCCCGCCGCCGCTCATGCCAAGCTGCAATCCGATCACGCCACGCTTGCCGCGCTGAACACCGACTACATCAACTCGGTGCAGCACTCGGACGTGAAGCGCTTCGACGAAATCCTCAGCGACGAGTTCTACTGCAGCAACCCGGACGGCTCGCTGGTCGATCGCGCCGCATTCCTGAGGCAAACCGCAAAGCCCGTGGCGATTTCGAACCTGCGCGCCGAGGACGTGCTGATCCGTATCTTTTCGTCGGCGCATGATCTTGTCCGAGAACCGGGGTCCACTTCTCGGGATCATGCGCATGACTTCGCCGTGATCCATGCGCGCACTGCCTACACCAGGCCGGACGGCACGCCGGGCGGCGGCCGCTACACCGACGGCTATGCGAAGATCGGCGGGCAATGGCTTGCGGTGTTCGCGCACGTGACAAGGCTGTAG